TGTTACAATAACGGCTCCCGATGGCTCAGGAATCAACTGAACGACAGAAAGCGGTTCATCACCGGTACCGGGAGGACAGTCGATAACCATGTAATCCAGGTCTCCCCAGTTGACATCCTCGAACAGCTGCTTGATAACGTTCATCTTCATAGGTCCGCGCCAGATGACCGGATCGGTTCGATTTCCCAGCATGAAATCCACTGAGATGACGGAAAGAGCTCCCATCTCCACAGGATTGACCTTTTCTCCATCAGAAGTTAATCTGCTGCCCTCCAGACCAAGCAGTTTAGGGATGCTTGGACCATGAAAATCAGTATCAAGAAGGCCTGTTTTGAATCCCTGAAGTGATAGTGAGATCGCAAGATTAGCCGCAACCGTGCTTTTACCTACTCCGCCTTTGCCTGAAAGAACCAGAATACTTCGCTCCGCGGGTGATTTCGAAAGCTTGTATGGAGCGGGAACCTTCTTACCGTTACTCATGATTGAAACCTTCCATATATTGGATTTTTGTGATTGACCAGTTAGTATTAAAGATGTAATTAATATACTGGAAAAAAATCATTTCAGCATCTAAATCAGATCAGCAAAAGGGGTCAATTGCTACAGAAGGATATCATGCAGAATATAAAAAAATATAAAGCCATCCTTTTTGATCTGGATGGAACACTTATCGATTATGATGCCGCCCAGAAATACGCAGTAACAAAAGCAATTGAGCAAATGGGAAAACCGGTCTCTCCTGATCTTGAGAAGAAAGCTCTGGAACTGGTCAGTTGCGATGCCGTTCAGGACATCGAGGCCTGCAGACCGGGATGGATGCCTGCTGATTCTGCGTATATGCAGGACATCTTCACTGAAGCGGACGTTAATTTACCGTCAGGGCTGTTCCTGAATAACTACTTCGAGGTGATGTCGCAGCACGGAGAACCTCTCCCCGGGATTATAGACCTGCTCATCTCACTGAAGAAAGATCATACGATCGGACTTGTCTCAAACGGTCTTGGACCGGTTCAGAGAAAGAGGCTGGTGAAGGCGGGTTTGATGGAATATCTGGACCTCCTGGTAATCAGCTGCGAGGTCGGATACGCCA
This genomic interval from Candidatus Aegiribacteria sp. contains the following:
- a CDS encoding Mrp/NBP35 family ATP-binding protein, with translation MSNGKKVPAPYKLSKSPAERSILVLSGKGGVGKSTVAANLAISLSLQGFKTGLLDTDFHGPSIPKLLGLEGSRLTSDGEKVNPVEMGALSVISVDFMLGNRTDPVIWRGPMKMNVIKQLFEDVNWGDLDYMVIDCPPGTGDEPLSVVQLIPEPSGAVIVTTPQELSLSDVRRSIQFCSALNLPVLGVIENMSGFTCPHCGERTELFGSGGGEEMAEEMGVPFLGKIPIEPDIVISGDSGKPFVYHNGHSLFAKDFERIVGDIVKRVSSGNNTEK
- a CDS encoding HAD family hydrolase; the protein is MQNIKKYKAILFDLDGTLIDYDAAQKYAVTKAIEQMGKPVSPDLEKKALELVSCDAVQDIEACRPGWMPADSAYMQDIFTEADVNLPSGLFLNNYFEVMSQHGEPLPGIIDLLISLKKDHTIGLVSNGLGPVQRKRLVKAGLMEYLDLLVISCEVGYAKPDPAILQLAMRLADSTPETTLFVGDSIGSDMVVAKAAGVDFVFIQPDGDFSSPGPRVLELRKTADLLRNRHS